A genome region from Streptomyces antimycoticus includes the following:
- the rhaI gene encoding L-rhamnose isomerase codes for MSDVPAVKAALKSQAVETPSWAYGNSGTRFKVFAQPGVPRSPQEKLDDAAQVHAFTKVAPTVALHIPWDRVEDYGALAKYAEERGLKLGAINSNVFQDDDYKLGSVTHPDPAVRRKALDHLLECVDIMDATGSRDLKLWFSDGTNYPGQDDIAARQDRLGEALTAVYDRLGDDQRMLLEYKFFEPAFYTTDVPDWGTAYAHCLKLGPKAQVCVDTGHHAPGTNIEFIVALLLREKKLGAFDFNSRFYADDDLMVGAADPFQLFRIMYEVVRGGGLTSGVAFMLDQCHNIEPKIPAIIRSVMNVQEATAKALLVDGDALAAAQRTGDVLGANAVLMDAYNTDVRPLLAEVREELGIDADPMGAYRGSGWAERIVSERVGGQQAGWGA; via the coding sequence ATGTCTGACGTTCCAGCCGTGAAGGCGGCCCTCAAGAGCCAGGCGGTCGAGACGCCGTCATGGGCGTACGGCAACTCCGGAACCCGGTTCAAGGTCTTCGCCCAGCCCGGTGTCCCGCGCTCCCCCCAGGAGAAGCTGGACGACGCCGCCCAGGTGCACGCCTTCACCAAAGTGGCGCCCACCGTCGCCCTCCACATCCCCTGGGACCGGGTCGAGGACTACGGGGCGCTCGCCAAATACGCGGAGGAACGCGGCCTGAAACTGGGCGCCATCAACTCCAACGTCTTCCAGGACGACGACTACAAGCTGGGCTCGGTCACCCACCCCGACCCGGCGGTCCGCCGCAAGGCGCTGGACCACCTCCTGGAGTGCGTCGACATCATGGACGCCACGGGCTCCCGTGACCTCAAGCTCTGGTTCTCCGACGGCACCAACTATCCCGGCCAGGACGACATCGCGGCCCGCCAGGACCGCCTCGGCGAGGCCCTGACCGCCGTCTACGACCGTCTCGGCGACGACCAGCGCATGCTGCTGGAGTACAAGTTCTTCGAGCCCGCCTTCTACACCACGGACGTCCCGGACTGGGGCACCGCCTACGCCCACTGCCTGAAGCTCGGCCCCAAGGCCCAGGTCTGCGTCGACACCGGCCACCACGCCCCCGGCACCAACATCGAGTTCATCGTCGCCCTCCTCCTGCGTGAGAAGAAGCTCGGCGCCTTCGACTTCAACTCCCGCTTCTACGCGGACGACGACCTGATGGTGGGCGCCGCCGACCCCTTCCAGCTCTTCCGGATCATGTACGAGGTGGTCCGCGGCGGGGGGCTGACCTCGGGGGTCGCCTTCATGCTCGACCAGTGCCACAACATCGAGCCCAAGATCCCGGCGATCATCCGTTCCGTCATGAACGTCCAGGAGGCCACGGCCAAGGCCCTCCTGGTCGACGGGGACGCACTGGCCGCCGCCCAGCGCACGGGCGACGTGCTGGGCGCCAACGCGGTGCTGATGGACGCCTACAACACGGACGTACGGCCGCTGCTCGCCGAGGTCCGTGAGGAACTGGGCATCGATGCCGACCCGATGGGCGCGTACCGGGGCTCGGGATGGGCGGAGCGGATCGTTTCGGAGCGGGTGGGCGGGCAGCAGGCGGGGTGGGGGGCGTAG
- a CDS encoding alpha-L-rhamnosidase, protein MISRRHLLATTAATGTALTGLPALTPSATAEDRPAAGLRVRSTTVEYAPHPLGLDTSRPRLSWILDSDARDQLQSAYHIRVATSPDRLGDPDVWDSGKQKSRQSVLVPYDGPALRPRTRYHWSVRVWDDHGRPSPWSAPAWWETGLLGDGQWQARWITAPAALTAPPALDGASWIWFPEGDPATEAPAATRWFRASVRATGTVRRARLVVAADDGFTAYVNGTEVAAREALGVLKAWSHPATVDVTEFLQQGAATLALSATNAEKGPAGLLATLELTTDDGTTTHHHTDATWRTTDAKPPAAWPDRDFDDSGWATAKELAAWGSGPWGRVFPLQSPAQLRRTFRLAKPIVRARLYSTALGLYEAHLNGVRVGRDQLAPGWTDYRKRVAYQTYDVTDALHPGANALGVTLAPGWYAGNIAWLGQAQYGDHPALLAQLEVVYADGSTERITTDQQWRAATGPLQTADVLMGEEYDARKETPGWTSPGFDDTGWQPAVTATDITAEVVAQTDAPTRVEREIKPVEVTEPAPGVHLFDLGQNMVGSVRLTVSGPAGRKIRIRHAEVLDPDGTAYTANLRTARPVDTYTLKGGGPETYEPRFTFHGFRYVEVTGYPGKPSPDAVTGRVMHTAAPFTLSFHTDSALLNQLHSNITWGLRGNFLSIPTDTPARDERLGWTGDINVFSSTAAYAMESARFLTKWLQDMRDGQTDDGSFPNVAPNLGDVGDGVAGWGDAGVTVPWNLYQAYGDTQVLRDNWPAMRRWITYLEKHSTGLLRPAEGYGDWLSVEADTPKDVIATAYFAHATDLVARTAHVLDEDPAPYEDLLTRIKAAFNRAYVSPDGRIKGDTQTAYVLALSMDLLPAALRKPAADRLVALVQERDWHLSTGFLGTPRLLPTLTETGHTDVAYRLLHQRTFPSWGYQIDRGATTMWERWDSIKPDGSFQDVGMNSFNHYAYGSVGEWMYQNITGIAPAAPGFREILIRPRPGGEVRSAEGRYDSLYGPVTTRWSQGEDFTLTVSIPVNTTAQIWVPARRASDITRRGGRLLRMADGCAVFAVGSGTHHFLTRGGPRG, encoded by the coding sequence GTGATCAGCAGACGTCACCTGCTCGCCACCACCGCTGCCACCGGTACGGCCCTCACGGGTCTGCCCGCTCTCACCCCGTCCGCCACCGCCGAGGACCGCCCCGCCGCCGGGCTGCGGGTCCGGAGCACGACGGTGGAGTACGCGCCCCATCCGCTCGGCCTCGACACCTCCCGTCCCCGGCTGAGCTGGATCCTCGACTCCGACGCCCGCGACCAGTTGCAGAGCGCGTACCACATCAGGGTCGCCACCTCCCCCGACCGGCTCGGCGACCCCGATGTCTGGGACAGCGGCAAACAGAAGTCACGCCAATCGGTCCTGGTGCCCTACGACGGTCCGGCCCTGCGGCCGCGCACCCGGTACCACTGGTCGGTACGGGTCTGGGACGACCACGGCCGCCCCTCCCCGTGGTCCGCCCCCGCCTGGTGGGAGACCGGGCTGCTGGGCGACGGGCAGTGGCAGGCGCGCTGGATCACCGCGCCCGCCGCGCTGACCGCGCCCCCTGCCCTGGACGGCGCCTCCTGGATCTGGTTCCCCGAAGGGGATCCGGCCACCGAGGCCCCGGCGGCCACCCGGTGGTTCCGCGCCTCGGTTCGGGCCACGGGCACCGTCCGCCGCGCCCGGCTGGTGGTGGCCGCCGACGACGGCTTCACCGCCTATGTGAACGGCACCGAGGTCGCCGCCCGCGAGGCACTGGGTGTGCTCAAGGCATGGAGCCATCCGGCCACCGTCGACGTCACCGAATTCCTGCAGCAGGGCGCCGCCACCCTCGCCCTCTCGGCGACCAACGCCGAGAAGGGCCCGGCGGGGCTGCTGGCCACCCTGGAGCTCACCACCGACGACGGCACCACCACCCACCACCACACGGACGCCACGTGGCGCACGACCGATGCGAAACCCCCCGCCGCCTGGCCGGACCGGGACTTCGACGACAGCGGCTGGGCCACCGCCAAGGAGCTGGCCGCCTGGGGCAGTGGGCCCTGGGGCAGGGTGTTCCCGCTCCAGTCCCCCGCCCAGTTGCGCCGCACCTTCCGGCTCGCCAAGCCCATCGTGCGCGCCCGGCTCTACTCCACGGCACTGGGCCTCTACGAAGCGCACCTGAACGGCGTCCGCGTCGGCCGCGACCAACTGGCGCCCGGCTGGACCGACTACCGCAAGCGGGTGGCGTACCAGACCTACGACGTCACCGACGCTCTCCACCCCGGGGCCAACGCCCTCGGTGTGACCCTCGCCCCCGGCTGGTACGCCGGGAACATCGCCTGGCTCGGCCAGGCCCAGTATGGCGACCACCCCGCCCTGCTCGCCCAGTTGGAGGTCGTGTACGCCGACGGCAGCACCGAGCGCATCACCACCGACCAGCAGTGGCGCGCGGCCACCGGCCCGCTGCAGACCGCCGATGTGCTGATGGGCGAGGAGTACGACGCCCGCAAGGAGACCCCGGGCTGGACCTCACCGGGCTTCGACGACACCGGCTGGCAGCCCGCCGTCACGGCCACGGACATCACCGCCGAGGTCGTGGCCCAGACCGACGCCCCGACCCGGGTGGAACGCGAGATCAAGCCCGTCGAGGTCACCGAACCCGCCCCCGGCGTCCACCTCTTCGACCTGGGCCAGAACATGGTCGGCAGCGTCCGCCTCACGGTCTCCGGCCCGGCCGGCCGAAAGATCCGGATCCGCCACGCCGAGGTGCTGGACCCCGACGGCACCGCCTACACGGCCAACCTGCGCACCGCCCGCCCCGTCGACACGTACACCCTCAAGGGCGGCGGCCCCGAGACCTACGAGCCGCGCTTCACCTTCCACGGCTTCCGCTACGTCGAGGTCACGGGCTACCCCGGAAAGCCCTCCCCCGACGCGGTCACGGGCCGCGTCATGCACACCGCCGCCCCGTTCACCCTGTCCTTCCACACCGACTCGGCGCTGCTCAACCAGCTCCACTCCAACATCACCTGGGGCCTGCGCGGCAACTTCCTGTCCATCCCCACCGACACCCCGGCGCGGGACGAACGGCTCGGCTGGACCGGCGACATCAACGTGTTCTCCAGCACCGCCGCGTACGCCATGGAGTCCGCCCGCTTCCTCACCAAGTGGCTCCAGGACATGCGCGACGGCCAGACCGACGACGGCTCCTTCCCCAACGTGGCACCCAACCTCGGCGACGTCGGCGACGGCGTCGCGGGCTGGGGCGACGCCGGAGTGACCGTGCCCTGGAACCTCTATCAGGCGTACGGCGACACTCAGGTGCTGCGCGACAACTGGCCGGCCATGCGCCGCTGGATCACCTACCTGGAAAAGCACAGCACCGGTCTGCTGCGGCCCGCCGAGGGCTACGGCGACTGGCTCAGCGTCGAGGCGGACACCCCCAAGGACGTCATCGCCACCGCGTACTTCGCCCACGCCACCGACCTCGTCGCCCGCACGGCGCACGTCCTGGACGAGGACCCGGCCCCGTACGAAGACCTCCTGACCCGCATCAAGGCGGCCTTCAACCGCGCCTACGTCTCCCCCGACGGCAGGATCAAGGGCGACACCCAGACCGCGTACGTCCTGGCGCTCTCCATGGACCTGCTCCCCGCCGCGCTCCGCAAGCCCGCCGCCGACCGGCTCGTGGCCCTCGTCCAGGAGCGCGACTGGCATCTGTCCACCGGTTTCCTCGGCACCCCGCGGCTGCTCCCGACCCTCACCGAGACCGGTCACACCGACGTCGCCTACCGCCTGCTCCACCAGCGCACCTTCCCCTCCTGGGGGTACCAGATCGACCGGGGCGCGACCACGATGTGGGAGCGCTGGGACTCCATCAAGCCGGACGGGAGCTTCCAGGACGTCGGGATGAACTCGTTCAACCACTACGCCTACGGCTCGGTCGGCGAGTGGATGTACCAGAACATCACCGGGATCGCCCCCGCCGCCCCCGGCTTCCGCGAGATCCTCATCCGGCCCCGCCCGGGCGGCGAGGTGCGCTCCGCCGAAGGCCGCTACGACTCCCTCTACGGCCCGGTCACCACCCGCTGGTCCCAGGGCGAGGACTTCACCCTCACGGTGTCCATCCCCGTCAACACCACCGCACAGATCTGGGTCCCCGCCCGCCGCGCCTCGGACATCACCCGTCGCGGCGGCCGGCTGCTGCGGATGGCGGACGGCTGCGCGGTGTTCGCCGTGGGCTCGGGGACCCACCACTTCTTGACGCGTGGCGGACCGCGCGGCTAG
- a CDS encoding sugar ABC transporter ATP-binding protein, with product MSQPASTGVPVLALEGVNKSFGAVRALRDVSLELFAGEAHALAGENGAGKSTLIKALAGVHRPDSGRVLLDGEPVVFHGPADARDVGIAVIYQEPTLFPDLSIAENIFMGRQPRRALGRIDHKAVRTSTAALMARLGVELDPDRPARGLSIADQQIVEIAKALSFDARVLIMDEPTAALTGSETARLFSVVETLRAEGAAVLFISHRLEEIFELCQRVTILRDGRWVASEPLTGLTQDDLVRRMVGRDLAELYPKQDSRVGETALSVQRLTREGVFRDVSFEVRRGEIVALAGLVGAGRTEVAQAVFGVDRADAGEVRVDGTVLRPGSPTAAMDAGLALVPEDRRQRGLVMEMSIERNIGLTGLDRLGRAGLVQRTLERGRATDWAVRLQLKYGSLADHVGVLSGGNQQKVVLAKWLATEPTVLIVDEPTRGIDVGTKAEVHRLLSSLAADGLAVLMISSDLPEVLGMADRVLVMHEGRLVAEIPRAEATEESVMAAATGLTGGADGAGVPGVPGVPGVPGVAGVAGVAGEAGVAGVAGEAAATGLPRDVAATGPTDATAASGRTSATGATGATGATGATGRTDATGDTGATGPTGANGATAEGTRT from the coding sequence GTGAGCCAGCCTGCTTCGACCGGTGTGCCGGTCCTCGCCCTCGAGGGGGTGAACAAATCCTTCGGCGCCGTACGGGCCCTTCGCGATGTCTCGCTCGAGCTCTTCGCCGGTGAGGCCCATGCCCTGGCCGGTGAGAACGGGGCGGGCAAATCGACGCTGATCAAAGCCCTCGCCGGGGTGCACCGGCCCGACTCCGGCCGGGTGCTGCTGGACGGCGAGCCGGTGGTCTTCCACGGCCCCGCCGACGCGCGCGACGTCGGCATCGCCGTCATCTACCAGGAGCCCACGCTCTTCCCCGATCTGTCCATCGCCGAGAACATCTTCATGGGCCGTCAGCCGCGCCGGGCCCTCGGCCGGATCGACCACAAGGCCGTACGGACCTCCACCGCCGCCCTGATGGCGCGGCTCGGCGTCGAGCTCGACCCGGACCGGCCCGCCCGGGGCCTGTCCATCGCCGATCAGCAGATCGTCGAGATCGCCAAGGCGCTCTCCTTCGACGCCCGGGTGCTGATCATGGACGAGCCGACGGCGGCGCTGACCGGAAGCGAGACCGCCCGGCTCTTCTCGGTCGTCGAAACGCTGCGCGCCGAGGGCGCCGCCGTGCTGTTCATCTCCCACCGCCTGGAGGAGATCTTCGAGCTGTGCCAGCGGGTCACCATCCTGCGGGACGGCCGGTGGGTGGCCTCCGAGCCGCTGACGGGGCTGACCCAGGACGATCTGGTCCGCCGCATGGTCGGCCGGGACCTGGCCGAGCTCTACCCCAAGCAGGACAGCCGGGTGGGCGAAACCGCGCTGTCGGTGCAGCGGCTGACCCGAGAGGGCGTCTTCCGGGACGTCTCCTTCGAGGTGCGGCGCGGTGAGATCGTCGCGCTCGCCGGGCTGGTCGGCGCCGGGCGCACCGAGGTCGCCCAGGCCGTCTTCGGCGTGGACCGGGCGGACGCGGGCGAGGTGCGGGTGGACGGGACGGTGCTGCGGCCCGGTTCGCCGACCGCCGCCATGGACGCCGGGCTCGCGCTCGTCCCCGAGGACCGGCGCCAGCGGGGCCTGGTGATGGAGATGTCCATCGAACGGAACATCGGGCTGACCGGCCTCGACCGGCTGGGCCGCGCGGGACTGGTGCAGCGGACGCTGGAGCGCGGCCGGGCGACCGACTGGGCGGTCCGGCTCCAGCTGAAGTACGGCAGCCTCGCCGACCACGTCGGGGTGCTCTCCGGCGGCAATCAGCAGAAGGTCGTGCTCGCCAAGTGGCTGGCGACCGAGCCCACGGTGCTCATCGTCGACGAGCCCACGCGCGGGATCGACGTCGGCACCAAGGCCGAGGTGCACCGGCTGCTGTCGTCGCTGGCCGCCGACGGCCTCGCGGTGCTGATGATCTCCTCCGATCTGCCCGAGGTGCTGGGCATGGCCGACCGGGTCCTGGTGATGCACGAGGGCCGGCTGGTCGCCGAGATCCCGCGCGCCGAGGCCACCGAGGAGTCCGTGATGGCCGCCGCGACAGGGCTCACGGGTGGCGCCGATGGCGCCGGAGTCCCCGGTGTCCCCGGTGTCCCCGGTGTCCCCGGTGTCGCTGGTGTCGCTGGTGTCGCCGGTGAGGCCGGTGTCGCTGGTGTCGCCGGTGAGGCCGCCGCGACCGGGCTCCCCCGTGACGTCGCCGCGACCGGGCCCACCGATGCCACCGCGGCGAGCGGGCGCACCAGCGCGACCGGCGCGACCGGCGCGACCGGCGCGACCGGCGCCACCGGGCGCACCGATGCCACCGGTGATACGGGCGCCACCGGGCCCACCGGCGCCAACGGCGCCACCGCAGAAGGGACCCGCACGTGA
- a CDS encoding ABC transporter permease, translated as MSVTVEKPGKPAAAPETARSARSLVDAVFRAREISIAGALLLLVLFTWIAEPRFLGDQGIKDVLLNAAILVLLAVGQSVVVITRNIDLSVGSVVGLSAFACGKFVSGTDHGVLTVLALGLLVGAGCGIVSGALVSFGRVPALVVTLGMLYIIQGVDYWWAQGEQINAADVPQPVLDLGSGSALGIPYLPLIAFAVLAGTAYVLRTYRAGRELYAIGSSPEAARLAGVPIRRRVLGAYLFSGAVSGFAGALWLARFGTVVADNAHGWELTVVSAVVVGGVAIVGGTGTVWGAALGALLLTTIGSALAVLKVDSFWQDAIAGALLLAAISVDRIVRVRMTRALRKRSAR; from the coding sequence GTGAGCGTGACCGTCGAGAAACCCGGGAAGCCCGCCGCCGCGCCGGAGACGGCGCGCTCGGCGCGCTCGCTCGTCGACGCTGTCTTCCGCGCGCGGGAGATCAGCATCGCCGGCGCCCTCCTGCTGCTGGTGCTGTTCACCTGGATCGCCGAGCCGCGCTTCCTGGGCGACCAGGGCATCAAGGACGTATTGCTCAACGCCGCGATCCTGGTGCTGCTCGCGGTCGGGCAGTCGGTGGTGGTCATCACCCGCAACATCGATCTGTCGGTCGGCTCCGTGGTGGGCCTGTCCGCCTTCGCCTGCGGGAAGTTCGTCTCCGGCACCGACCACGGGGTGCTGACGGTCTTGGCTCTGGGCCTGCTCGTCGGCGCGGGCTGCGGCATCGTCAGTGGCGCGCTGGTGAGCTTCGGACGGGTGCCCGCGCTGGTGGTGACCCTCGGGATGCTCTACATCATCCAGGGCGTCGACTACTGGTGGGCGCAGGGCGAGCAGATCAACGCGGCCGATGTGCCGCAGCCCGTGCTGGACCTCGGCAGCGGAAGTGCGCTGGGCATCCCGTATCTCCCGCTGATCGCCTTCGCGGTGCTCGCCGGGACCGCGTACGTCCTGCGCACCTACCGCGCCGGCCGTGAGCTGTACGCCATCGGCTCCAGCCCGGAGGCCGCCCGGCTGGCCGGGGTGCCGATCCGGCGGCGCGTGCTCGGCGCGTATCTGTTCTCCGGCGCCGTCTCGGGCTTCGCGGGCGCGCTGTGGCTGGCCCGCTTCGGCACCGTCGTCGCCGACAACGCCCACGGCTGGGAGCTGACCGTGGTCAGTGCGGTGGTGGTCGGTGGCGTCGCCATCGTCGGCGGCACCGGCACGGTGTGGGGAGCGGCGCTGGGCGCGCTGCTGCTCACCACCATCGGCAGCGCCCTGGCCGTGCTGAAGGTCGACTCCTTCTGGCAGGACGCCATCGCGGGTGCGCTGCTGCTGGCGGCCATCAGCGTGGACCGGATCGTGAGGGTGCGCATGACCCGTGCGCTGAGGAAGAGGAGCGCACGATGA
- a CDS encoding ABC transporter permease, whose protein sequence is MKLRWDTAVGVLLVAVFLTGLGTTDGFASRDNLAFAFNDIAEVALMALPMTLLVVAGQVDLSVASMLGLGSALTGQLWDAGWAFETIVPIVLLVGVVGGLINGWLVTRVGLPSLAVTIGTLALYRGLASVVLGTGAITDFPETYAKWAVDTTTVPGTFLTYPVVLFIVLAAIAAVVLHATGLGRSLFAIGAQEDAAYFAGLRVKRVKLLLFVVSGLISAFAGVVFTLRYGSARADNGQGFEMLVIASVLLGGVDFDGGKGTLFGAVAGVLLIGVLKNLLTLNDVANEVQVIVTGLLLVASVLTPRLITTVSAWRHRRAAASTS, encoded by the coding sequence ATGAAGCTCAGGTGGGACACCGCCGTCGGGGTGCTGCTGGTGGCCGTCTTCCTCACCGGCCTCGGCACCACGGACGGCTTCGCGAGCCGCGACAACCTCGCCTTCGCCTTCAACGACATCGCCGAGGTGGCGCTGATGGCGCTGCCGATGACACTGCTGGTGGTGGCCGGGCAGGTGGATCTGTCGGTGGCCTCGATGCTCGGCCTGGGCAGCGCGCTGACCGGCCAACTGTGGGACGCGGGCTGGGCGTTCGAGACCATCGTGCCGATCGTGCTGCTGGTCGGGGTGGTCGGAGGGCTGATCAACGGCTGGCTGGTCACCCGGGTCGGGCTGCCCTCGCTCGCCGTCACCATCGGCACGCTCGCCCTCTACCGGGGGCTGGCCTCGGTGGTGCTCGGCACGGGCGCCATCACCGACTTCCCCGAGACGTACGCCAAGTGGGCCGTGGACACCACCACCGTGCCCGGCACCTTCCTCACCTATCCGGTGGTGCTGTTCATCGTGCTGGCCGCCATCGCCGCCGTGGTGCTGCACGCCACGGGCCTGGGCCGGTCGCTGTTCGCCATCGGCGCCCAGGAGGACGCCGCCTACTTCGCGGGCCTCCGCGTCAAGCGCGTCAAGCTGCTGCTGTTCGTGGTCAGCGGGCTGATCTCGGCCTTCGCGGGGGTCGTGTTCACCCTGCGGTACGGCAGCGCGCGGGCCGACAACGGCCAGGGCTTCGAAATGCTCGTCATCGCCTCCGTCCTGCTGGGCGGTGTCGACTTCGACGGCGGGAAGGGCACGCTGTTCGGCGCCGTCGCCGGGGTGCTGCTCATCGGCGTCCTGAAGAACCTGCTGACCCTCAATGACGTGGCCAACGAGGTCCAGGTGATCGTCACCGGGCTGCTGCTGGTGGCCTCCGTCCTCACCCCCCGCCTGATCACCACCGTGAGCGCCTGGCGTCACCGGCGCGCCGCCGCCTCGACCAGCTGA